A window of the Phaenicophaeus curvirostris isolate KB17595 chromosome 9, BPBGC_Pcur_1.0, whole genome shotgun sequence genome harbors these coding sequences:
- the RABGGTB gene encoding geranylgeranyl transferase type-2 subunit beta — translation MVWVVRDLEDRAVPTPFNGQGGPLLSIKLHLGAKTCCADNAGDAFLVFLQGTPQKDVIIKPDAPSTLLLEKHADYIASYGTKKDDYEYCMSEYLRMSGVYWGLTAMDLMGQLHRMNKEEILEFIKSCQHECGGISASIGHDPHLLYTLSAVQILILYDSLHVVDVNKIVEYIQNLQKEDGSFAGDIWGEIDTRFSFCAVATLALLGKLDAIDVGKAVEFVLSCMNFDGGFGCRPGSESHAGQIYCCTGFLAITDQLHQINVDLLGWWLCERQLPSGGLNGRPEKLPDVCYSWWVLASLKMIGRLHWIDGEKLRCFILACQDEETGGFADRPGDMVDPFHTLFGIAGLSLLGEEQVKAVNPVFCMPEDVLRRINVQPELVS, via the exons atggtttgggttgtaagggaccttgaagatcgtgcagttccaacccccttcaATGGGCAGGGAGGTCCCTTATTGAGTATTAAACTTCACCTGGGGGCTAAAACCTGCTGTGCTGACAATGCCGGTGATGCTTTCCTGGTGTTTTTACAGGGGACGCCACAGAAGGATGTCATCATAAAACCTGATGCCCCAAGCACGTTGCTTTTGGAGAAACATGCGGACTATATAGCTTCGTATGGAACAAAGAAAGATGACTAT GAATACTGTATGTCGGAGTATTTGAGGATGAGTGGTGTGTACTGGGGGCTGACAGCAATGGATCTCATGGGGCAGCTACACCGCATGAACAAAGAAGAGATCTTGGAATTCATCAAATCCTGCCAGCATGAATGTGGTGGAATAAGTGCCAGCATAGGTCATGATCCTCATCTTCTGTACACCCTCAGTGCTGTCCAG attcttATCTTGTATGATAGTCTCCATGTTGTTGATGTAAATAAAATTGTTGAATATATACAGAACCTGCAAAAAGAAGATGGATCGTTTGCTGGAGACATATGGG GAGAAATAGATACAAGGTTCTCCTTCTGTGCTGTGGCAACTCTTGCACTCCTG GGAAAGCTGGATGCTATTGATGTGGGGAAAGCAGTAGAATTTGTTTTGTCCTGTATGAACTTCGATGGAGGATTTGGTTGTCGACCAGGTTCTGAATCCCATGCGGGACAg ATCTATTGTTGCACAGGATTTCTGGCTATAACAGACCAGTTGCATCAAATAAACGTTGACTTGCTGGGTTGGTGGCTTTGTGAACGCCAGTTACCTTCTGGAGGCCTCAACGGACGACCAGAGAAG TTACCTGATGTGTGTTATTCATGGTGGGTGCTGGCATCTTTGAAGATGATTGGTCGGTTACACTGGATTGACGGAGAGAAACTGCGCTGCTTTATTTTGGCTTGCCAGGACGAGGAGACTGGAGGGTTTGCTGACAGACCAGGAGATATG gtggaTCCTTTTCACACCTTATTTGGAATTGCTGGACTATCTTTATTAGGAGAAGAACAAGTAAAGGCCGTCAATCCTGTCTTTTGTATGCCAGAAGATGTCCTTCGAAGAATAAATGTACAGCCTGAGCTTGTGAGCTAA